The window AACATTCAAAATGTGTCTGTTATCAATTGCAGTATTAGTAGATAATAGATTACCGTTGATATCTGTATATTCAATTAATATAAAGTTATTGGGATTGTCAGTCAAGTTACTGGTAATTTTAAGACTTCTATTATTAATGGCATCTGTTAATAATACAGAGTCACCGTTTGATGAGGTCACGTACTGAAAATTGGTAAAGATAACTTGACCATCAGGTGCATTACCTTCTAATTGTCTAAAATTGACACTAGCTAATTCCTCTTGAAAGGTAGAATTATCTGTGGATTCATCATCGCTGTTATCACATGACTGCAATAGGAAAATGCTTAAAAATAGTAGTGAGAATTTTAATAATTTATTCATAGCTGAAGTATTTAAAAATAGTAATTGTGGTTGAAGTCTATATTGCTTTTGTTGTTTTGATACACTTTTATTGTTAGTGGTTTATCTCGATTGATATCATGTGCAATTCTGCGTGTTATAAATCATTATATCCCATCATCATTCATTTGTAACTTCTCTGTATTATCTACTAGTTGAAGTTCGTCTATGATTTTTTGAATATCACCATTAATGATATTATCTAGATCATATAAAGTAAGATTAATTCTATGATCTGTTACACGACCTTGAGAATAGTTATAGGTTCTAATTTTTGCACTACGGTCACCAGAGCTCACCATACTTTTTCGTTTCTCAGAGTCGGCTTCCATCTTTTTTGCAAGCTCCATTTCGTATAAACGAGAACGTAAAACCTTTAAAGCTTTTTCTAAGTTTTTGTGAGAAGACTTTTGATCCTGACAACTTACGATCATTCCCGTAGGCTCGTGGTGTAATTTAATGGCAGAATAGGTAGTGTTCACCGATTGTCCACCAGGACCAGTAGAAGTGGTGCGTTCAATACGTACTTCTGTCATGTCTAGTTCTACGTCAAATTCTTCAGCCTCTGGAAGTACCATTACTGTTGCTGCACTGGTATGCACACGACCTTGAGTTTCGGTTTGAGGAACACGTTGTACACGGTGTACTCCAGCCTCAAACTTGAGAGTTCCGTAAACGTCTTCTCCATTTACTTCAAGGATGATCTCTTTATAACCACCACTTGTACCATGACTCGTATCTACTACCGATGTGCTCCAGCCTTTACTAGAACAGTATTTTTCATACATACGGAATAAATCACCAGCAAAAATACTTGCCTCA is drawn from Nonlabens dokdonensis DSW-6 and contains these coding sequences:
- the prfA gene encoding peptide chain release factor 1, which produces MIDKLNIVKNRFDEVNDLIIQPDIISDQKRYVQLTKEYKDLKALMDKREVYIELTANLEEAQEIIADGSDADMVEMAQMQLDEAKEAIPALEEEIRMMLVPKDPEDAKNAVMEIRAGAGGDEASIFAGDLFRMYEKYCSSKGWSTSVVDTSHGTSGGYKEIILEVNGEDVYGTLKFEAGVHRVQRVPQTETQGRVHTSAATVMVLPEAEEFDVELDMTEVRIERTTSTGPGGQSVNTTYSAIKLHHEPTGMIVSCQDQKSSHKNLEKALKVLRSRLYEMELAKKMEADSEKRKSMVSSGDRSAKIRTYNYSQGRVTDHRINLTLYDLDNIINGDIQKIIDELQLVDNTEKLQMNDDGI